The genomic stretch TTCACTAAAATTGATAAGTTTATCACTCaatcaatattaaaaaataattttaccaTAAGCACGAACAATTTTTAAATAGTCTATCAAACCAAAATCATTGCACATATTTTTGAGGTTTTAAATGTTGTACTGTGACTTGGGTTACAGTAGGAAACGTTTAGTAGGCTAACTTATTTGAATTAGGCGCTAAATGTTTTCATTCATCCTATTTTTTATATAAGTGGAACTTTTTTTGTACttaaaaaaaagagtttgaaacttagagagaaaatcaATAACAAGACTAAAGTAAGAATCAGGGTTAAGTCACATCTTTTTTCTTATTAGTTCTGAAAAAAGTTTAATATTAGAGGCATGACACAAGACGCTTCTTGTTGGCTGAAGGTTGCAAGTAGAGCTGTTAAAATGAGCTAATTCATATGAGCCGCTCGCTAGGTTCGAAAAATCTTAGGCCTTGAGCCTTAAAATTAGAGttcatatttttcagggcctttttatACCAGCTCTGAAAAGTCcactacccattagggctagctcATATGGGTCATGGGTAGCCCATTAGActcgcataattataaattttaaaaaaatatattaatatttatattatcttattccaaaataacatattgatttttctcacttcactaaattttatctctattttattcaatctttctcttttaaatattatacattaatataatcaatatttttttattatattatattagtttttctcttataataaatattcaagtattattttatacaatttagacatatagtatttagaaacacattatagtatctataagagataatatagtacttaaaaatgtattgtgTTTAAAAtaccataatttttaattttatttacaataaatattatgaagtttttattttaatttaaaaaaaaaaaaactcatttagAGTCGGGTAGTCCATAGCCCATCTAGGACTGagctcgggtagtaaatctcgagctcATATTACACAGGGCTTTTTTGGCCCAGCCCTATAAAGCCCAAAGCCCAAGCCGGCCCGCTTAGAACTGGATAGCCCATTTTGACAACTATATTTGCAAGTGATTAAAGTGTCACTATTATGTTATCATTTCTTTATATCTATTTATCTTAATCATTTATATGTTAATAATGGATATAGTTCTTATGCAGTAAAAGCATACATCCTATAATTGTTAGTAATGATGATCAACAAGTTTCTTTTATTCTAAAATATAGAGAAATTATTTGTGCTTTAGTGAATATATCCCTCCACAAATTACATGAACACGAGAGAACTTTGGCTTTCCCTTCAATCAGTTCAAAATCAACACTTCCTTCATTCCTTCATTGGCGTCTGATTGGTGATTTCAACACTTGACTGATTCTTATAACACAATTCATAACAAACAAAAGGAGCCTCTTTCACAAATTGCAGGAACAAGAAATGTTAGGCTGTTATATGTTTATATTGTCCCAAAAGCTCAAGTTACTCAAAGACATATTGAGGTGGtggaataataattattttggaAATATGCATATTCACCTCAAAGAAGCTCAAGAAAGTCTTGAATCCATCCATAATCAAATTAATCTTTCAAGCTCCAACGATGATCTCTTTGAATAGGAAAAACAATCCCATATTTGTCTTGACAAAGCCCTAAACATGGAAGAATAATTTTGGTAGGAAAAGGACAAAGATATGGCACTTAGAGAGTGATAGAAACACAAGGTACATTTGGAGGAAACATTGCTCTAAAAGTGACATCAAATACTTTTAATACAAATGATAAATGACTATAAATCCTTCTGAATGTCTTGAGAGCTTTTAGTTTAAACTCAATTTTCTGTAATTAGATTGAAATCATCATCCACTCTTCTAGACTCTCGATACCTATTAAATTGTTATTAATTCACACTGCGACGACCGTAATACACTTGTACCGACCGAAATCGCAAAAACCTTTACACGAATGTGACGCGATCGCGACCGTTTTTTAAAACGGATCCAATATATCAATCAAACATTCTTTAGGTGATGAACCTCTTAGATAAATGCACGAGCTTTTAGTGCACATGTTAATCATAATAAATCTAAAATCGTCTCTAATTGAGTTTCTACTCATAGACTTTCATAATATATTTGGAGTTtggttttaataattattaaaaaataaaaatcaaggtgaatcaataaaatcaatagtataattaattgtattaataatataattaattatattaattaaaatatatattattttaattaaaatatctatttaatataataaagtaaatgaaatattaattattttataatataatatatatataacatttaattgatcaattaattTATCAATGACATATTTAGAGtattaatattcttttattttaggatgtatttttggtttttttgttgAATGTACGGTTTACTACCTTTCTATTTGAGatattaatattcttttattttactaTGTATTTTGGTTTTTGGTTCAATGTACGGCTTatcaactttattttatttagtttgtattttaatttgtgtgttaatatatatagtaacatttaattgatcgattaatttaccaatgacatatttgaaataataatatttttttattttacgatGTATTTTTGGTTTTTGGTTGAATGCACGAAttatcatctttattttatttagtttgtgtGTTAATAAAATTTGATACGTCAAATTTAGAATATTgggatatttcggatatgcatatccgaattaattaatatcccaaaTTTTGGGATgaattttttcggagatgcatctccgaaaaaatccaacgttaaatttgaaatttaagtgctttcggagatgcatctctgaattttgtgaaaactgaagaaaaaaaatacttcggagatgcatctccgaattttgtaaaaatctagaaaaaaaaatacttcagaAATACATATCCGAAGCAGGATATTTAGGGATTTTCTGCGAGGGTTCTCCCCATAGGGGGTCTCCAAAAATTATCATTAAACAATGGGTAGTATAAGTTTTGCATAATGGGCAGGAATTTCCTGAAATGCTAAGTCCTTGTTTTTAGGTTTCTTTGTAGTCAATATTGGTTAAGATAGTGCTCTTTAAGATTGACTTAAGAAGGGCCGGCCCAAGGGCCAAGCCACCAAAGTTAGAGTTTTAGGCCTAAAAAAATTGGGTTAAAAAAAggcttgaaatttttttttatttagttgtaaaaatgtataatgatgcATTAATCACATATATAATTGTAGTTGAGTTGGTAAATTTTAAATCTCTTTTCCCTTTAATCTTGAGTTCTACTCTTATGAATCATaaaattattattcaaaaatacattttaaaggtcatattttaaaatttgttttagatcTCTAAACGAGTAGTACTTAAGATATTTATGTATACCAATTAATTAATTTGCACTCAAAAAAGGTTTGCATAAGTTATGGTTGGAAACCAACTCTAGAATAGTTACTTTAGATTTTAAACGTTCCTTGGTAGATTCGAAATAGATGATTCAATTATCCGAATCATACTCAAAATATGTTGttcttggtttatcaaatttatagGGAGGTAAATCATTGTGTGGATAAATTAGTTGCTATAGCTTTAAAACTTTAGTCATATAATTGGTGGGAAAATGTTCCCTTTGCTATTGGAGAGGACTATATGCGTAACAGGCCTGAGCTTCCCTATTCACATTTATGTTAGCTACTCTTGAGGGTTTTGATCTATGTACAGAGTATATTATGGATTTAATTCAATTAGTATATAACCCGCGCGTTGCACGGTTGACTGTAATATATTGTATATGAAATTTTAAACTTTagattattgttttatttatagagtatttcttaaataattttatttgagtAATTATATACAGTTTTATGAATTTTAAGAACAATATAGAGGATTAATTAGTTATGTTTATAggattttttttctaataatttaatttgaataattattatatatgagTTTACTATAATATTTGAGAATATGTATTTTATGGAATAATAAAAAAGATAGATGTAATTGTAAGTAAATATAGGAATTACATTAAATTTTCTCAATTAGATTGTatcttaaaaatttaataattttaataaataaataatttagaaaataacaGTTTGATTGGTTGTCATTTAAACAGTtaaaatttatatcaataattagtaaaaattataattttaaaatttctaatagTGAGAAATATCAAAATTTGGTACTAAGTGCAGAGTTAAAATTTTTATTAGCAGATAACATCATTAATATAGTAAAAtggagttttaattttttaagagttacaatttaGATTGATAAATATCATAAATAGtgagaaatatattttattatttttttgacagaatattttattatttttaataactcaTTAATGATTGAAATAGAATGTAAATTCATAGATTATTAcagttaaaaaagaaataaaattaaacattatCAATATGCACTAATTATAGTGTAAGAATCTTGGTTGATAGAAATAGTTTGTCTAAACGAATAAAATCTTTATTTATATAAAGAATAACAACATCAACCATTCCATGTTGCTAAACCataaaaacattttcaaattcacataatagaaattaaaacaaaaaaaacttcctaacaataaaatggaaattaaatattattgatatGGTTATATTTGAAAGAAATCATAAGGGGAAGAaggaaattaaacaaataataataataatctaattaaTATGATTGTATTTCGATGAATGTATGTGTATTATAGTTCTAGAAATTTGATGATCTAAATTATTGCAATATTTCAATACTCATTCTAAGGTTGTTATTCGTAATGACTAAAATAATATTTagaatttataatataaaaattaaaatttatttacaaaagGAAACATAGTAGAGTGTAGCACCATTCTAGAATTGTGAAGAAAGAGGAaggaaattaaaccaaaaaaaattaaaaatcaataaaaaaaataaaaatttattaacataAGCATATGTATTACAGCTTTTAGAATTTAAATGCTCTAGGTGATTGTAAGAGacatatatttcaattttcgtTCTTAAATTGTTGTTTGTAGGAGCTTGGCTGATTAGACTCATTGAAATTGCAAAACCtgtaaaataataattagaaattatattacacAATATAAATATGAGTATGAAATAAAGTTGAATATGATCAAAATAatacttataaaataaatttgaatatgatcaaaagtaaaaaaataaaatttacacgGAAAAATATGGATATGAAATAGATTTGAATAGATGTAAAATAAAAAGAGTAGACCTTCCAAGAGCTTTTGGATTAAATAAAGATAGAAAAATCTATTCTATTTTTTAATGGTGTAGAATAGTTCACCCATTCATCCCATGCTTGCATCAAATGAAAGGATAGTAAGAAATCAAAGGATGGTGTGAGGAAGAAATAAAAGGAGTTTATCTATTTAAGGAAGAGAGTGAGACAAATTGATCTCATTCAGAATAATAAGTTAAAATAACAAAATGATAGCATGGTAAGAAATCAAAAATCACATATATCTTGATTGAATTTATATTAGCAACACAAActacaaaatttaatttatattgaatttataatttaaattttattgaatGGACCGTTTCATATAACACTTTATTTTCTAAACATTAATTTTTGCAATAATTAAAAATTGATCTAATTAGAAAATTGTAACTGATTTTTCTTCCaaaataaattgtaattaaatgcaatatatTTTGCAATAATGTGTCATTATGCAAAACTATAAATATTAGAGTAATTGTAActgaataatttattaaattaatattttcataataaattatttcaaaagtttaaatttatattttattttaatttttattctattcctattatatatttttattaatttttcaaagaattgaaaatttatttttagatTATATTATAGAAAGATGGTTTAATAATATTGCTAGAAAAAAGTGGTATATAAATGCTAGTAATATTGTTTGAAAAAGAGTTGTATTAATAAaggatattaaaaaaaataggaaaaaaagtGGTTACAAAATTGAAAATTGGTTATTCACTAATGATGTATAAACAATACTAAGAGATATGAGAGTTACACAATATTAAAGGGACAGAGAAGTTACACGATATAGGATTTACAAAATTAAAGGGATATGAGAATTCTAAGAATagaaaactattatatttttttattaatttttcaaagactaaaaaaataattttaaataacaatTACTAATGaaatgttaagagaattctaagagaGGTATAAAAATTgtcaaacaaaaataataataataataataataataatctatgaatatatattttaatcaatatattaaaaaaattaaaaactacttATTAGAAATAatcttaaaatttcaaaattccgaaatttaaatttaatcttaatttcatttatatttatatgagcatatattttatatatttgttataaaatgcaaaactaattttttgagttcattaataaataataataatattataattccaaaacttttaatttatgttttgttatattattattattattattagctagatattatattattattattaatagtggtggtttaatattaatatattattattataatttgagaattaaatatttttttaataaaagaaagaGAATTAGGATATTAACATATAATagtgttaatttaatatattactagtattatttataattatggtGGTCGGTTATTATAttattagattattattattattattattattttactattattattagttagatattattttattattattattagtgatggtttaatattattaaattattattattattattattattatttatttttaatattattattaattgtggtATTGAATTGGAGTTGGTGTGAAGAATTAAAATAAGAATgataaaaattctaaattttagTATGATGCCGCATAAGCAATAGGATTGTGATATGATGCCACCTaagaattagggttagggttgtgtCTAAGGTAGTCATcagacaaccttggatttatattaagtagatttttTTTGGGACATGTGGTGAATGAATGAatattgaatgaatgaatattggAGTGGATAGAGGATGGATTGGGCTTTTTTAAGCCTTTAACCTAGGAACGTTAATATGCCACCCCTAAAACTATTTATAGCACCTCCATATTTTCTCGTATAGACTAAAATGCCCTTGttattatttatctaaaaaaagttacatttctttaaaaaattcacTTTGGAGAAGCAGTAAAAATTGAAATTTCTAGTACCCCTTTGAAATTTTCGGTGTATGAATCACGTTTTTACCAAAAATTATTCGTAAGTTTCAAAATTTTTGGAGAAGATTTAccgaaaatttgaaaaatttcgCTGCTGATATAGAAAACCAAAGAAATTTactgaaatttttgaaatttccggttaGCAATAAAATCTACTAGAATTTCCCAATTTCCGTTTTACAGGAAATTCTTAACTTGcttgaaattttcggtatgtaTGCTGATAAAATTATTTACTTGTGTAGTCTAGAGCCGACACCTTCTTCGACGGATTTTTGTATAGATTTTACGGAGTTTTTCATATTCAACTAATGTAATTTTGAATTGTTTTTCTGTATTTATGAAAGTGATAGTTTCATATTTATGTGTTATAATTGACAGATATTAAGTCTCGGTCTGAAGTTTTAGCATGGGCACATGTTACTAGTAAACAACGTGGTATTATTGTTGTCACTATTCGTTCCGAGGAGGAATGATAAATTCCTTATGGGTTGTGAAAGAGGAGGAATTTACAAAAGAAAGAATGCATCCGAAAACACTAATTCCTCAGACGACATTTAAAGTATGAAAGTTAAATGTTCGTTTAGGCTGAGATATGTTCCAAGTGGTATTTGTTGGAAGGTGATGGTTAGGTGCAGGATGAACAATCATAAATTATTTGAGGATTTGGAAGGCCATCACCTATTGGGTCGTCTAAAAGATCATGAAAGAAAGTTTATGAATGACATGACGAAGTATAATATGGCTCTAAGGTACAAAGATTCAAAAAACCTCACGAATGTTACTCAGATGTATAAAGCTAGAGCTACATACATAACAGGAAAGATAGGTTCATTGATAGAAATGGAGATGTTGTTGATCCTTGtttataaagagaaatacatGTGTTGGACTATAAATAGGGACAAGTCAGATGTTGTAGCTGATATCTTTTGGACACATCCTGATTCAGTGAAGTTGTAGAATATATTTCATTTGGTGTTAATTTTTTATTGCACATACAAGACAAGTAGGTAAGAATTTTTAATTGCACTTCTTGATATTTATTTTAGATGTTGAGTTAAGTTTGATTATGTGCATTTTCACCGTGTAGGTACTGGATACGACTACTTGAGACTGTTGGTGTTACATCTACAAAGTTGACATTTTTAGTTGTCTTTGCCAATTTAGAACATGAAAGGGAGGAGAATTTTACATGGGCATTAGAGAAGCTCAAAGAGTTGTTCTCTTTAGAGAAATTGCTACCAAAGGTTGTGGTGACAGACCGAGAATTTGCATTGATGAATGCCATGGAATCTGTGTTCCCAGATGCATCACATCTATTGTGTTTGTTCCATATTTCAAAAAATGTGAGCATGAAATTTAAAGAGTACGTCAAATCAGAAAGACAGGAACATATcatggtgaaggatagaaaaacacttagaaaggggggtttgaataagtgtagctttaaaaacttgacagataaaaataaattgcacagttatttttatcctggttcgttgttaactaaactactccagtccacccccgcagagatgatttacctcaactgaggatttaatccactaatcgcacggattacaatggttctccacttagtcagcaactaagtcttccagagtcttctgatcacacactgatcactccaggaacaactgcttagataccctctaagacttttctagagtattctgatccacacgatcactctagttacaacctgcttagataacctctaagacttcctagagtattctgatccacacgatcactctagttccttacaacttaatgtaatcaattctaagagtattacaattgcttcttaaaagctataatcacaaactgtgatatttctcttaacgtttaagcttaatctcactaatatattacaacagcaatgtagtgagctttgatgaagatgaagattctgagctttgagtagaacagagtttcagcaagttaatatgagttgttttgtgcagaatcgttaaccttgcttctcatcagaacttcatatttataggcgttagagaagatgaccgttgagtgcatttaatgctttgcgtgttccgtacagcatcgcatttaatgttatacgcttttgtcaactacctcgagccttgttcacgctgtgtctactgacgttgcctataatagcttttaacgttccttttgtcagtcagcgtagcttgccacttgtacttccttctgatctgatgtttgtgaatacaacgtttgaatatcatcagagtcaaacagcttggtgcaaagcatcttctgatcttctgaccttgaagtgcttctgagcgtgataccatcagaacttcagtgcttctgatctcatgttcttctgatgcttccatagacccatgttctgattctgcttcgaccatcttctgatgtcttgccagaccatgttctgatgttgcatgctgaacccttgagacaaagcttctgagcgctgaattatgcatactctttatatatttcctgaaaaggaaattgcattggattagagtaccatattatcttaagcaaaattcatattattgttatcatcaaaactaagataattgatcagaacaaatcttgttctaacaatctccccctttttgatgatgacaaaaacatatataaatgatatgaatttgcgatcagaaagagcagacggcaaaagacaaattacacagctatagcataagcatatgaatatgtctccccctgagattaacaatctccccctgagataaataatctccccctgaaataaatactcgaagaactttaataaaagacttccctgattatttcggtagagacgatcacataagcttctgtcttcagagaattcatagcttctgacttctgcttccattggacagcttcagaactagaatttctttagattcctagaacactcacagcttctgattcctgcttccatctaggacagcttcagaacttgaatttcttcgatcttcagaacattcacagcttctgatttctgcttccatttaggacagcttcagaacttgaatttctttgatcttcagatcattcacagcttctgatttctgcttccatttaggacagcttcagaacttgagttttctggatctttagaacattcacagcttctgatttctgcttccctcggatagcttcagagctttgaatttctaccaacatcacttcatgctagatttgtatcagaacattgttgaatgtaccagagcattatcagagcatctctacatcctgaaatgttacagaacaaaaactaaacgacaaaagtcagcatgaacgagtcagaacataaaatgtatatttgaacacatgatatgtatcagagccatataggctaaaataatgtatcagagcaaatagaattttgtcagagcaaatagacaaatatggatcaaattctattatcagtgcttctgatttctgaagcttgacagcactcagcttgcttcagtttccatgagcttattctttttacagaataacacttcttatggttttgcttcttgtgtttgctttgaagattctctccacttctttatacctgcaaaacacttaaaccatatagaacttgcagttcttgtta from Vicia villosa cultivar HV-30 ecotype Madison, WI linkage group LG4, Vvil1.0, whole genome shotgun sequence encodes the following:
- the LOC131596966 gene encoding uncharacterized protein LOC131596966 produces the protein MKVKCSFRLRYVPSGICWKVMVRCRMNNHKLFEDLEGHHLLGRLKDHERKFMNDMTKYNMALRYKDSKNLTNVTQMYKARATYITGKIGSLIEMEMLLILVYKEKYMCWTINRDKSDVVADIFWTHPDSVKYWIRLLETVGVTSTKLTFLVVFANLEHEREENFTWALEKLKELFSLEKLLPKVVVTDREFALMNAMESVFPDASHLLYISLIEAILDCIHEMRIHIHGLRECMSLE